One Spinacia oleracea cultivar Varoflay chromosome 4, BTI_SOV_V1, whole genome shotgun sequence DNA segment encodes these proteins:
- the LOC110795470 gene encoding uncharacterized protein, with translation MYKFLHPVGVQVGWKRLICNSHASPKSTFIVWLAVQNSLAIKDRLISWHLNIDGTCGLCQLESESLDHLFFSCSYSKEIWRQVLIHLGVTRAVLSWQEEVQIAVKRSRSKKKKACKYSIAFIESVYCIWLQRNSKVCRDHVDPVKAVFSNIMLDVSTG, from the coding sequence ATGTATAAATTTCTTCATCCAGTTGGAGTTCAGGTGGGATGGAAGAGATTGATTTGTAATAGCCATGCTAGTCCAAAGAGTACTTTCATTGTTTGGCTAGCAGTGCAGAACAGTCTAGCTATAAAAGACAGATTGATAAGCTGGCATCTGAATATTGATGGTACTTGTGGCCTGTGTCAGTTGGAAAGTGAAAGTTTGGATCATTTGTTCTTCTCTTGTTCTTATTCTAAGGAGATTTGGAGACAGGTTCTGATTCATCTAGGAGTGACTAGAGCTGTTTTGTCTTGGCAAGAAGAAGTCCAGATTGCAGTGAAGAGAAGcagaagtaaaaagaaaaaggcTTGCAAGTATAGTATAGCTTTCATTGAGTCAGTTTACTGTATCTGGTTGCAAAGAAATTCTAAGGTTTGTAGGGATCATGTTGATCCAGTCAAAGCTGTTTTT